A genomic window from Clostridium aceticum includes:
- a CDS encoding TRAP transporter small permease, with translation MEKLKLKIDKATLLISSIMLAVMMIILLVNIILRYLPGFGGFRWYMESSQYLNVWAMLIAGISISLNRSHLNINVLEDNIEGRGKIIVKIIVAIFTILFYIGFAYGTYLLASRSKQVISTMPNFKMAYVYWLIPIISILSAISTGIGCISDFRNTYRLKGGIE, from the coding sequence ATGGAAAAATTAAAATTAAAAATTGATAAGGCAACTTTATTGATATCTTCTATTATGCTGGCGGTTATGATGATTATTTTGCTAGTAAATATTATACTACGATATCTACCTGGGTTTGGCGGCTTTAGATGGTATATGGAAAGCTCTCAGTATCTAAATGTATGGGCGATGCTCATTGCAGGAATATCTATATCACTGAATCGTAGTCATCTAAACATTAATGTACTTGAAGACAACATTGAGGGTCGGGGAAAAATAATCGTAAAAATAATAGTAGCGATATTTACAATTCTTTTCTATATAGGATTTGCATATGGTACCTATTTATTGGCAAGTAGATCAAAGCAAGTAATTTCTACAATGCCAAATTTTAAAATGGCCTATGTCTATTGGTTAATACCAATTATATCAATTTTGAGTGCAATTTCTACAGGGATAGGTTGTATATCTGATTTTAGAAATACGTATAGGCTTAAGGGGGGCATAGAATAA
- a CDS encoding TRAP transporter substrate-binding protein encodes MKRKMIFLLVMVITVTLFVAGCGSSTNQSTGNNTDNNAGGASEEASITLKLGFSTNEEDPRAIAAKQFKEEVERNTNGSVEVQIYPSGQLGGDAALIEAMALDSGTVDIIITDASNFATYEPKMGISALPFQFASFEDAWKFMDSEIQAEVEELLLNHNMRVLAHYDNGFRCVTTSRIAIESPSDMKNLLIRTPENPVIMETMKSLGANPQPLAFSELYIALQQGTYDAQENPIPVIYNNKLYEVQSNLSITNHIYSGMCFTISDSTWSKMSDSQKAIVQEAATKSQAYNRELNKRQTEELLTKLSDAGMTIIEPDLTPFVEETKSVGENLKSLYGDLIDRVAEWQSNN; translated from the coding sequence ATGAAAAGAAAAATGATATTTTTATTAGTAATGGTTATTACGGTGACTTTGTTTGTCGCTGGTTGTGGATCAAGTACAAATCAGAGTACTGGAAACAACACAGATAATAACGCTGGCGGGGCTTCAGAAGAAGCAAGTATAACATTAAAACTAGGCTTTTCAACAAACGAGGAAGATCCTCGTGCTATTGCTGCTAAGCAGTTTAAAGAAGAGGTGGAAAGAAATACAAATGGTAGTGTTGAGGTTCAGATATATCCTTCTGGTCAGCTTGGAGGAGACGCTGCTTTGATCGAAGCAATGGCCTTAGATTCTGGAACTGTAGATATTATCATAACAGATGCTAGTAACTTTGCTACATACGAACCTAAAATGGGAATATCTGCCTTGCCTTTCCAGTTTGCTAGCTTCGAGGACGCTTGGAAATTCATGGACAGTGAAATACAGGCTGAAGTGGAAGAATTATTGCTAAACCATAATATGCGAGTTTTGGCCCACTATGACAACGGTTTCAGATGTGTTACAACCTCAAGGATAGCAATTGAATCACCAAGTGATATGAAGAATCTATTAATTAGAACTCCTGAGAATCCTGTGATCATGGAAACAATGAAATCTTTAGGGGCAAATCCTCAGCCTCTTGCCTTCTCAGAATTATATATAGCACTTCAGCAAGGCACCTATGATGCACAAGAAAATCCAATACCAGTTATCTACAATAATAAGCTTTATGAAGTGCAAAGCAATCTATCTATAACAAATCATATTTACTCTGGAATGTGTTTTACAATAAGTGATTCCACATGGAGCAAAATGAGCGATAGCCAAAAGGCAATAGTTCAAGAGGCTGCTACTAAATCTCAAGCCTATAATAGGGAATTGAATAAGCGTCAAACTGAAGAGTTATTAACTAAGCTAAGCGATGCTGGGATGACAATAATAGAGCCGGATTTAACACCATTCGTAGAAGAAACTAAAAGTGTTGGAGAAAACTTAAAATCACTATACGGTGACCTTATCGATAGAGTTGCCGAATGGCAATCAAATAACTAA
- a CDS encoding aspartate/glutamate racemase family protein, protein MKVGLIYTSTTPELISYIEEEIKKQLGEEVDAISYQDPSILAETRENNYVTSKAAARLVSMYMEAAQSDVDAIINLCSSVGEVADSIQDLAKYIGIPIVRIDEDMCREAVRRGNKIAVMATLPTTLEPTKNTILRVARELGKRVELTDVLVEGAFGLNQETFKELMEKSALNISEDIEVIVFAQGSMAYCEDHIANKLKKTVLSSPRFGIAALKNALMLKGVI, encoded by the coding sequence GTGAAAGTTGGATTGATTTATACAAGTACAACACCTGAGCTAATATCTTACATCGAAGAAGAAATTAAAAAGCAGTTAGGTGAAGAAGTTGACGCCATAAGCTATCAAGATCCATCAATTTTGGCTGAAACAAGGGAAAATAATTATGTCACATCTAAAGCAGCAGCAAGATTGGTAAGTATGTATATGGAAGCAGCACAAAGTGATGTAGATGCAATTATTAATTTGTGTTCATCGGTGGGAGAAGTTGCAGACTCAATTCAAGATTTAGCCAAATACATAGGAATTCCCATAGTAAGAATTGATGAAGACATGTGCAGAGAGGCAGTAAGAAGAGGGAACAAAATAGCTGTGATGGCGACTTTGCCAACAACCTTAGAGCCTACTAAGAATACAATACTAAGGGTAGCTAGGGAATTAGGAAAAAGGGTTGAACTAACAGATGTTCTTGTGGAGGGTGCCTTTGGACTAAATCAAGAAACATTTAAAGAGCTCATGGAAAAAAGTGCATTAAATATCTCAGAGGATATTGAGGTAATCGTTTTTGCCCAAGGTTCTATGGCATATTGTGAAGATCATATTGCTAATAAACTTAAAAAAACAGTTTTATCAAGCCCTAGATTTGGTATTGCAGCTTTAAAAAATGCCCTAATGCTTAAGGGTGTGATTTAA
- a CDS encoding class II fructose-bisphosphate aldolase, with translation MIINSKELLTDARKNRKCIAAFNVYNLETIQAVFDASEEVKSSVILAFGESYIKNTSLNVISAIVKEISQKHSVPVVLHLDHCRDIDTIVAAMKVGFTSVMYDGSHLPFEENIKNTKRVVDLAKSYGASVEGELGSLNAEDGGSKEDIVFTDPNKAREYIESTGVDTLAVSVGNVHGLYKGVPNLDFDRLNNIYSEGKIPLVLHGSSGLSIDDLNRAIDIAVAKININTEIALAGSKAVEIALKEGKNVRLETLMVKARENMKATMINYLKICSRNI, from the coding sequence ATGATCATCAATAGTAAAGAATTGTTAACAGATGCAAGGAAAAATAGAAAATGCATTGCAGCATTTAATGTATACAATCTTGAAACAATACAGGCTGTATTTGATGCCTCGGAAGAAGTAAAATCATCTGTAATATTAGCCTTTGGTGAAAGCTATATTAAAAATACCAGCCTAAATGTAATAAGTGCTATTGTTAAGGAGATATCACAAAAACATTCAGTACCAGTAGTTTTACATCTTGACCATTGTAGAGATATAGACACTATCGTTGCAGCCATGAAGGTAGGATTCACATCTGTTATGTACGATGGCTCTCATCTTCCTTTTGAGGAGAATATAAAAAACACTAAAAGAGTAGTGGATCTTGCAAAAAGTTATGGAGCAAGTGTCGAGGGAGAACTAGGAAGTCTTAATGCAGAGGATGGAGGTAGTAAAGAAGACATAGTGTTTACTGATCCAAATAAAGCCAGAGAATACATAGAATCTACTGGAGTTGACACCTTAGCAGTATCAGTTGGTAATGTTCATGGACTTTACAAAGGAGTTCCAAATCTAGACTTCGATAGACTTAATAATATATATAGTGAAGGTAAGATTCCATTGGTGCTTCATGGTTCTTCTGGACTTTCAATAGATGATTTAAATAGGGCAATAGATATAGCTGTTGCAAAAATAAATATTAATACTGAAATAGCTCTAGCCGGCAGCAAAGCGGTTGAAATAGCTCTTAAAGAAGGCAAAAACGTTAGACTTGAGACCTTGATGGTTAAGGCACGGGAAAATATGAAAGCTACAATGATAAACTACTTAAAGATTTGCAGCAGAAACATTTAG
- a CDS encoding four-carbon acid sugar kinase family protein: MNEASKDISILQNYVVTQEKEVDEALKKQLNKLNRKIIVLDDDPTGIQTVNEVSVYTEWSKESILKGFKEKNNMFFILTNSRALTEAETAAVHKEIAENIVWVSRETGKEFILISRGDSTLRGHFPLETKTLREEIEKNFDIKYSGEIIMPFFKEGGRYTLDNVHYVKYDSSLVPAGETEFSKDKTFGFSSSHLGEWCQEKSNGKNKVQDMVYITLEDLRSHNKDVIIKKLLEVENFDKIIVNAIDYYDVKIFTNCLIDCILEGKEFIYRTAAAFPKIIGGVNHKDLLTRKDIISKDNSNGGIILVGSHVKKTTLQLEYMMNNIQEIEFIEFDVSKVSEEGGLESEVERVLKLLESTVLDGRTVTVYTSRKLLQVETEDKNKILEASVKISNSLVNIIGKLSVRPSFIIAKGGITSSDVGTKALQVKKAKVMGQVKPGIPVWMTGDESKFPEMPYVIFPGNVGETSTLGEIAEMLIEKGEANDDHQ, from the coding sequence ATGAATGAAGCAAGTAAAGACATAAGTATTTTACAAAATTATGTAGTAACTCAAGAAAAGGAGGTGGATGAAGCCCTAAAAAAACAACTAAACAAACTAAACAGAAAAATTATAGTTTTAGACGACGATCCAACAGGAATCCAAACCGTAAATGAAGTATCAGTCTATACCGAATGGAGTAAAGAGTCTATTCTAAAGGGTTTTAAAGAAAAGAATAACATGTTTTTTATCCTAACAAACTCTAGGGCTTTAACAGAAGCAGAGACAGCTGCTGTACATAAAGAAATTGCTGAAAATATAGTATGGGTTTCAAGAGAAACAGGAAAGGAATTTATTTTAATCAGTCGTGGAGACTCAACCCTAAGAGGTCACTTTCCTTTAGAAACCAAAACCCTAAGAGAAGAGATTGAAAAGAATTTCGATATTAAGTATTCTGGAGAGATCATCATGCCTTTTTTCAAAGAAGGAGGAAGGTATACCCTGGATAATGTACATTATGTAAAGTATGATTCTAGTTTAGTACCTGCTGGTGAAACAGAATTTTCTAAGGACAAGACTTTTGGATTTTCTTCATCTCACTTGGGCGAGTGGTGTCAAGAAAAAAGCAATGGAAAAAACAAGGTACAGGATATGGTTTATATTACCTTGGAGGACCTTCGGAGTCATAATAAAGATGTTATTATTAAGAAACTCTTAGAAGTCGAGAACTTTGACAAAATAATAGTAAATGCTATAGACTATTATGACGTAAAGATATTTACTAACTGCTTAATTGATTGTATTTTAGAAGGAAAAGAGTTTATCTATAGGACCGCTGCTGCTTTTCCAAAGATAATCGGAGGAGTTAATCATAAGGATTTACTTACTAGAAAAGACATCATTTCCAAAGATAATTCAAACGGCGGAATAATCTTAGTTGGTTCCCATGTAAAGAAGACGACCCTGCAGTTAGAATATATGATGAACAATATCCAAGAAATTGAGTTTATTGAGTTCGATGTTAGTAAGGTGTCTGAAGAAGGAGGCCTAGAAAGTGAGGTAGAAAGAGTTCTAAAGTTACTGGAATCAACAGTTTTAGATGGTAGAACAGTTACTGTATATACTAGTAGAAAACTGTTGCAGGTTGAAACAGAGGATAAAAATAAAATACTCGAAGCATCTGTTAAAATATCAAATTCATTGGTAAATATCATTGGAAAATTAAGTGTAAGGCCCAGTTTTATTATAGCAAAGGGTGGAATTACCTCTAGTGATGTAGGTACTAAGGCCCTTCAGGTTAAAAAGGCAAAGGTAATGGGTCAAGTTAAGCCGGGAATACCAGTTTGGATGACCGGAGATGAAAGTAAATTTCCAGAAATGCCCTATGTAATTTTTCCAGGCAATGTGGGTGAAACCAGCACCTTAGGTGAAATAGCTGAAATGCTTATCGAAAAGGGAGAGGCTAATGATGATCATCAATAG
- a CDS encoding GerW family sporulation protein, with protein MDVNNTMEQNISALFSNIESFTQEEGTLGKPLSVENKTLVPVISVSIGYGGGNSSGKLTQDTASTSKGAANTGMDALGLGARISTDAILIVDQGNVSTISINSPTSGAVSQLVNKLPQMMGMGQNVQQQGQQQGQQQSQQQQGQQQGQQQNK; from the coding sequence ATGGATGTAAATAATACAATGGAACAAAATATTAGTGCTTTGTTTTCAAATATTGAAAGCTTTACTCAAGAGGAAGGTACCCTTGGTAAACCTCTATCAGTGGAAAACAAGACGCTAGTTCCAGTTATTTCAGTTTCTATAGGTTACGGCGGTGGCAACTCCTCAGGTAAGCTCACTCAAGATACGGCATCTACATCTAAAGGGGCGGCAAATACAGGTATGGACGCACTAGGATTAGGTGCAAGAATATCAACAGATGCTATATTGATTGTAGATCAAGGTAATGTATCCACTATATCAATAAATTCTCCCACTAGTGGAGCAGTAAGCCAACTAGTGAATAAACTGCCTCAAATGATGGGTATGGGTCAAAACGTACAACAGCAAGGTCAGCAGCAAGGTCAACAACAAAGTCAGCAACAGCAAGGTCAACAACAAGGTCAGCAGCAAAATAAATAA
- a CDS encoding DUF3221 domain-containing protein has protein sequence MKIRFAKAVSVCGMVVIAGLSTVGATTVYNNVNATLRPDITLKYNNEAIELKDSNGEVITPIKINGRTYLPIRAIANLTGLNIDWDHENQTILIGSGEEEVVEKDEIGVRGVVSNLVKGKDGVTFLVEGKLEKDTMLSIAYVTVNIETTVMKDGVDITKDFGYSEIKEGDIVEAVFKGAIAKSYPAQAMAKEINIISETANAPVINRRVKESDVAGEILEIEEAGKRILVESKDTIVNGLIWVTINEKTNFFENISEDIAIGYRNVSREFEVGNHVEIIIAGGVKESYPMQATADAVAVNEKK, from the coding sequence ATGAAAATAAGATTTGCAAAAGCTGTATCAGTATGTGGAATGGTAGTAATTGCAGGATTATCTACAGTAGGAGCAACTACGGTATATAATAACGTAAATGCTACTTTGAGGCCAGATATAACGCTGAAGTACAATAATGAAGCAATTGAATTAAAGGATTCCAATGGTGAGGTTATAACTCCGATTAAAATAAACGGAAGAACCTACTTGCCAATAAGGGCGATAGCCAATTTAACTGGATTAAATATTGACTGGGATCATGAAAACCAGACGATTCTTATTGGGAGTGGCGAAGAAGAAGTCGTAGAAAAGGATGAAATCGGTGTTAGGGGTGTAGTTAGTAATCTGGTTAAGGGCAAGGATGGTGTAACCTTTTTAGTAGAAGGAAAGCTGGAGAAGGACACTATGCTGTCTATAGCCTATGTAACAGTCAATATAGAAACCACGGTCATGAAGGATGGGGTGGATATAACAAAGGACTTTGGCTATTCAGAGATTAAGGAAGGAGATATTGTAGAGGCTGTTTTTAAGGGAGCTATCGCAAAATCCTATCCAGCTCAAGCCATGGCAAAGGAAATTAATATAATATCAGAGACCGCAAATGCACCTGTCATAAATAGACGGGTTAAGGAGTCAGACGTTGCAGGAGAAATATTGGAGATTGAAGAAGCAGGGAAACGCATACTGGTGGAGTCTAAAGACACTATCGTAAATGGTCTTATTTGGGTAACCATAAATGAAAAAACCAACTTCTTCGAAAATATTTCAGAAGATATAGCTATCGGATATAGAAATGTCAGCAGAGAGTTTGAGGTAGGGAATCATGTAGAAATAATAATAGCTGGAGGGGTCAAGGAGTCTTATCCAATGCAGGCAACCGCCGATGCAGTGGCAGTAAACGAAAAAAAATAA